In Campylobacter concisus, one genomic interval encodes:
- a CDS encoding transporter — protein MQNQNDFSELSVPKERQAHSFFVFFKVIFIPLAIYILAILAYLGVINFQMKLHTIVMMGVILFVAFIFSRHSALVAYSNFLANAKNYKIRLKEFIIAHLFEISSVKKANAKFEDFFESYTRNFRNDNLANIGQAVFPMLGILGTFISIAISMPEFSSNTTDGLEKEIAILLNGVATAFYVSIYGIFLALWWMFFEKIGVSKFEKFYSEQKELSREFFWQENELNANFMKASVGYFKDSHDAFKMVLDDKFVKELSEQTNEKFNSLKELCEVEKNIINQSKAELSANLKMLNESGLKQDEFVKIHSDILKAVGAFSNAFKDMEVKILTEHAKLGEIFSRNLNATKESQLKFEQTIKSFDKVLREFSYSLMKEQNDALKEFRASLVESATIFKAAYEQEGRSLEREKERESLIAELKKNIDEIDKEANSVIEKIENLVQ, from the coding sequence ATGCAAAATCAAAATGATTTTAGTGAGCTAAGCGTACCAAAAGAGCGCCAAGCTCACTCTTTCTTTGTCTTTTTTAAAGTTATCTTTATCCCTTTAGCTATCTACATCTTGGCGATACTAGCCTATCTTGGCGTTATAAATTTTCAGATGAAGCTTCACACCATCGTAATGATGGGCGTTATACTCTTTGTCGCTTTTATATTTTCACGCCACAGCGCCTTGGTCGCTTACTCAAATTTTTTAGCAAATGCCAAAAACTACAAGATAAGGCTAAAAGAATTTATCATCGCTCACCTTTTTGAAATTTCAAGCGTCAAAAAGGCAAACGCTAAATTTGAAGATTTTTTCGAGAGTTATACAAGAAATTTTAGAAATGACAACCTAGCAAATATCGGCCAAGCAGTCTTTCCTATGCTTGGAATTTTGGGTACATTTATCAGTATTGCTATCTCCATGCCAGAGTTTAGCTCAAATACTACAGATGGTCTTGAAAAAGAGATCGCTATATTATTAAATGGCGTGGCTACGGCGTTTTATGTATCGATTTATGGCATATTTTTAGCGCTTTGGTGGATGTTTTTTGAAAAGATAGGCGTTAGTAAATTTGAGAAATTTTACAGCGAGCAAAAAGAACTAAGTCGTGAGTTTTTCTGGCAGGAAAATGAGCTAAATGCAAATTTTATGAAAGCAAGTGTAGGCTACTTTAAAGATAGCCACGACGCCTTTAAAATGGTGCTTGATGATAAATTTGTAAAAGAGCTAAGCGAGCAGACAAATGAGAAATTTAACAGCCTAAAAGAGCTTTGTGAGGTTGAAAAAAATATCATCAATCAAAGCAAGGCAGAGCTTAGCGCAAATTTAAAAATGCTAAATGAATCTGGGCTAAAACAAGATGAATTTGTAAAAATCCACTCCGATATATTAAAGGCAGTTGGCGCATTTTCTAATGCCTTTAAAGATATGGAGGTTAAAATTTTAACTGAGCATGCAAAGCTTGGTGAAATTTTTAGTAGAAATTTAAACGCCACAAAAGAGAGCCAGCTTAAATTTGAGCAGACCATAAAGAGCTTTGACAAGGTTTTAAGGGAATTTTCTTACTCGCTCATGAAAGAACAAAATGACGCACTAAAGGAATTTAGAGCCTCGCTCGTGGAGAGTGCGACGATATTTAAAGCCGCGTATGAGCAAGAGGGCAGGAGCTTGGAGCGTGAAAAAGAGCGTGAGAGCCTCATCGCTGAGCTTAAGAAGAACATAGACGAGATCGATAAAGAAGCGAATTCTGTAATAGAAAAAATCGAAAATCTAGTGCAATGA
- a CDS encoding class II fructose-bisphosphate aldolase (catalyzes the formation of glycerone phosphate and glyceraldehyde 3-phosphate from fructose 1,6, bisphosphate) — MGVLDIVNAGVLSGDDVTKLYAYAKEQGFAIPAVNVVGSDSVNAVLEAAKVANSPVIVQFSNGGAGFYAGKACENAAVLGAIAGAKHVHLLAKAYGVPVILHTDHAARKLLPWIDELVKASHEYKKTHGVPLFSSHMLDLSEESLNENLSTCEKYLKELSELGISLEIELGVTGGEEDGVDNTSVDNALLYTQPEDVALAYERLSKISDKFSIAASFGNVHGVYKPGNVVLRPEILKNSQAYVAKKFNTKSDKPVNFVFHGGSGSELKDIKNAVSYGVIKMNIDTDTQWAFWDGVREYEAKNRAYLQGQIGNPEGDDKPNKKYYDPRKWLRSGEESMVKRLQTAFSDLNCLNRN; from the coding sequence ATGGGCGTTTTAGATATTGTAAATGCTGGAGTTTTAAGCGGAGATGATGTAACAAAACTTTATGCTTACGCCAAAGAGCAAGGCTTTGCGATACCTGCTGTAAATGTCGTGGGAAGTGACTCTGTTAATGCCGTTTTAGAAGCAGCAAAGGTTGCTAACTCGCCTGTTATCGTTCAGTTTAGTAATGGCGGTGCAGGTTTTTACGCTGGTAAAGCCTGCGAAAACGCAGCCGTTCTTGGTGCGATCGCTGGAGCAAAGCATGTTCATTTGCTAGCCAAGGCTTATGGTGTACCAGTCATTTTACACACTGACCATGCTGCTAGAAAGCTTTTGCCTTGGATAGATGAGCTAGTAAAAGCAAGTCATGAGTATAAAAAAACTCACGGCGTGCCACTTTTTAGCTCTCACATGCTTGATCTTAGCGAAGAGAGTCTCAATGAAAATTTAAGCACGTGCGAGAAGTATCTAAAAGAGCTTAGCGAGCTTGGCATCAGCCTAGAGATCGAGCTAGGCGTAACCGGCGGCGAAGAAGATGGCGTAGATAACACAAGCGTTGATAACGCGCTTCTTTACACTCAGCCAGAAGATGTCGCGCTTGCTTATGAAAGACTAAGTAAGATAAGCGATAAATTTAGCATCGCAGCTAGTTTTGGCAACGTTCACGGCGTTTATAAACCGGGTAATGTCGTGCTAAGACCAGAAATTCTTAAAAACTCACAAGCCTATGTCGCTAAGAAATTTAATACAAAAAGCGACAAGCCAGTAAATTTTGTATTTCATGGCGGTAGTGGTAGCGAGCTAAAAGATATCAAAAATGCTGTGAGCTACGGCGTTATCAAGATGAACATTGACACCGATACGCAGTGGGCTTTCTGGGACGGCGTGCGTGAGTATGAGGCCAAAAATAGAGCATACTTACAAGGTCAGATCGGCAACCCAGAGGGCGATGATAAGCCAAATAAAAAATACTACGATCCAAGGAAATGGCTAAGAAGTGGCGAGGAGAGCATGGTTAAGCGTCTTCAGACTGCTTTTAGCGACTTAAACTGCCTAAATAGGAACTAA
- a CDS encoding peptidylprolyl isomerase produces the protein MKKFLFPAVLSLAAAVTLNAAVVATVDGDAISDSDISSLLSAAMPGFDASKLQPNEKKRIIDDLINRKLLLKDAKSSGIEKDVEYIKAVKAAQEGIAVELYMRKLFDGIKVSDNELKDFYNKNKASMNEPAQAKARHILVEDEKTANDIIAQLKNLKGEALTKKFAELASQKSIDKGSAAHGGALGWFGQSQMVKPFADAAFSMANGTVSTKPVKTQFGYHVILKEDGKAAGTVSFEQAKPEIEQAVKMEKFQAAVRQKSEALRQKAKIEYK, from the coding sequence ATGAAAAAATTTTTGTTTCCAGCAGTTTTAAGTTTAGCTGCAGCTGTCACTCTAAATGCAGCAGTAGTTGCAACAGTTGATGGTGATGCTATAAGCGATAGCGATATTTCAAGCCTTTTATCAGCAGCCATGCCAGGATTTGACGCTAGCAAGCTTCAACCAAATGAGAAAAAACGTATAATTGACGATCTAATAAATAGAAAACTTCTTTTAAAAGATGCTAAGTCAAGCGGTATCGAAAAAGATGTAGAGTACATCAAAGCTGTAAAAGCAGCGCAAGAAGGCATCGCGGTTGAGCTTTATATGAGAAAGCTTTTTGACGGCATAAAAGTAAGTGATAACGAACTAAAAGATTTTTACAATAAAAACAAAGCAAGTATGAACGAGCCAGCTCAAGCAAAAGCAAGGCATATCCTAGTTGAAGATGAAAAAACAGCAAACGACATCATCGCTCAACTTAAAAATTTAAAAGGTGAGGCGCTAACTAAGAAATTTGCAGAGCTAGCAAGTCAAAAATCAATCGACAAAGGCTCAGCAGCACATGGTGGTGCGCTTGGCTGGTTTGGTCAAAGCCAAATGGTAAAACCTTTTGCAGACGCAGCATTTTCGATGGCTAATGGCACAGTTTCAACTAAGCCAGTCAAAACTCAGTTTGGCTACCATGTTATCTTAAAAGAAGATGGCAAAGCTGCTGGCACTGTAAGCTTTGAACAAGCAAAACCAGAGATCGAGCAAGCTGTAAAAATGGAGAAATTCCAAGCTGCTGTTAGACAAAAAAGTGAAGCTCTACGCCAAAAAGCAAAGATAGAATACAAATAA
- a CDS encoding endonuclease III: MRTKKDILEIKRRLLEEFKDAKSELKFRNLYELLVCVMLSAQCTDKRVNLITPALFEAYKDVYELASANLASLKLMINSCSFFNNKAVNLIKMANSVVELYNGEIPLDEEKLKALAGVGQKTAHVVLLEATNANVMAVDTHVFRVSHRLDLSHAKTPEVTEADLSHAFKTDLGKLHQAMVLFGRYTCKAKKPLCHECILNDLCNSKDKII, translated from the coding sequence ATGAGAACAAAAAAAGATATTTTAGAGATAAAAAGAAGACTACTAGAAGAGTTTAAAGACGCCAAAAGCGAGCTTAAATTTAGAAATTTATATGAGCTACTTGTCTGTGTCATGCTTTCAGCTCAGTGCACTGATAAAAGAGTAAATTTAATAACTCCAGCTTTATTTGAAGCATATAAAGATGTCTATGAGCTAGCTAGCGCAAATTTAGCGAGTCTAAAACTCATGATAAACTCGTGTAGCTTTTTTAATAACAAGGCGGTAAATTTAATCAAAATGGCAAACAGCGTGGTTGAGCTTTATAACGGAGAAATTCCACTTGATGAAGAGAAGCTAAAAGCTCTTGCTGGAGTTGGGCAAAAGACCGCTCATGTCGTGCTTTTAGAAGCTACAAACGCAAATGTAATGGCTGTTGATACGCATGTTTTTAGAGTATCTCATAGACTTGATCTTAGCCATGCAAAAACGCCAGAAGTCACTGAAGCTGATCTTAGCCATGCCTTTAAAACAGATCTTGGTAAGCTTCATCAAGCCATGGTGCTCTTTGGACGTTATACCTGTAAAGCCAAAAAGCCACTTTGCCATGAGTGTATCTTAAATGATCTTTGTAACAGCAAGGACAAGATTATTTAA
- a CDS encoding cytochrome C biogenesis protein: MFLKFLFSIILFAGSLFAEVLDVSKAFVLTPSVDSQNVEVKFNFGENIYLYKESFEIKLAGKKINELLNLPSSENTGEYEIYPKDFSIFIPLNLVKENLSNGKAILDINYQGCAKNGICYRPQSKIYEITDQAGKFSIATFKKEQKNDADSFAEEFSSEQDIANGLGDKNFFISLLTFFGYGLLLSLTPCVFPMIPILSSIIVSKGANLNAKKGFLLSFIYVVAMSLAYALAGVAASLLGFGIAGALQNIYVLGAFAAIFIILSFSMFGFYDIKLPAKFENLISKKSQNSSGYVGIFIMGFASALIVSPCVAAPLAGALLYIAQSGNVFYGGIMLFAMGLGMGVPLLIIGLSSGKLLPKPGSWMDEVKKFFGFLMLIMAIWILARVLGEFFELLGYGIIGVFMAVYFGAFEVAEQSWTKFKKAFFILVFIYSVMLIVGSFLGSKEAFSPLSGLNLAKSDSALKFNSVKNLDELNEIIKNSNKPVLVDFYADWCVSCKEIEKITFKDGDVMNALANFALIRIDVTNGGPQNDEMLRNFGLIDPPALLLFNGGDELKFLRTIGFIDAKNFLAKLEKIK, from the coding sequence ATGTTTTTAAAATTTCTTTTTTCGATTATTTTATTTGCAGGCTCGCTTTTTGCCGAGGTTTTAGATGTTAGCAAAGCCTTTGTTTTAACTCCAAGCGTTGATAGTCAAAATGTTGAAGTGAAGTTTAACTTTGGTGAAAATATCTATCTTTATAAAGAGAGTTTTGAGATTAAGCTAGCTGGCAAAAAGATAAATGAGCTATTAAATTTGCCAAGTAGTGAAAATACGGGAGAATATGAAATTTATCCAAAAGATTTTTCGATTTTTATCCCATTAAATTTAGTAAAAGAAAATCTTTCAAATGGCAAAGCAATACTTGACATTAACTATCAAGGCTGTGCTAAAAACGGCATTTGCTACCGTCCACAAAGTAAAATTTATGAGATAACTGACCAAGCTGGAAAATTTAGCATAGCCACTTTTAAAAAAGAGCAAAAAAACGATGCCGACAGCTTTGCTGAAGAATTTTCTAGCGAGCAAGATATTGCAAATGGGCTTGGAGATAAAAATTTCTTTATCTCACTTCTTACTTTTTTTGGTTATGGTCTCTTGCTTTCACTAACACCTTGCGTCTTTCCGATGATACCGATACTTTCAAGCATAATCGTCTCAAAGGGTGCTAATTTAAATGCAAAAAAAGGCTTTTTATTATCATTTATCTATGTTGTCGCGATGAGCCTGGCTTACGCACTAGCTGGAGTTGCAGCTAGCCTACTTGGCTTTGGCATCGCAGGAGCTTTGCAAAATATCTATGTGCTTGGCGCTTTTGCAGCCATTTTTATCATTTTAAGCTTTAGTATGTTTGGATTTTATGATATAAAATTGCCAGCAAAATTTGAAAATTTAATAAGTAAAAAATCGCAAAATAGTTCAGGCTATGTTGGAATTTTTATTATGGGTTTTGCCTCAGCTCTCATCGTATCACCTTGCGTAGCAGCACCATTAGCTGGTGCGCTTCTTTATATTGCCCAAAGTGGAAATGTCTTTTATGGTGGCATTATGCTTTTTGCCATGGGGCTTGGCATGGGCGTGCCGCTACTTATTATCGGGCTAAGCTCTGGAAAGCTCTTGCCAAAACCTGGTAGTTGGATGGATGAAGTGAAAAAATTCTTTGGTTTTTTGATGCTCATAATGGCGATTTGGATCCTTGCACGTGTGCTCGGAGAATTTTTTGAGCTATTAGGATATGGCATTATAGGCGTTTTTATGGCAGTTTATTTTGGGGCATTTGAAGTAGCAGAGCAAAGCTGGACTAAGTTTAAAAAAGCGTTTTTTATCCTAGTTTTTATATATTCAGTTATGCTAATAGTTGGTTCATTTTTAGGCTCAAAGGAGGCTTTTTCTCCGCTTTCTGGACTAAATTTGGCAAAAAGTGATAGTGCGTTAAAATTTAATTCCGTTAAAAATTTAGATGAACTAAATGAGATAATAAAAAACTCAAACAAGCCCGTTCTAGTAGATTTTTATGCTGATTGGTGTGTAAGCTGCAAAGAGATAGAAAAGATCACTTTTAAAGATGGTGATGTTATGAATGCTTTGGCAAATTTTGCACTTATTCGTATCGATGTAACAAATGGTGGACCACAAAATGATGAGATGCTAAGAAATTTTGGGCTTATTGATCCACCTGCACTCTTGCTATTTAATGGTGGCGATGAGCTAAAATTTCTTAGAACTATCGGCTTTATAGATGCTAAAAATTTTCTAGCAAAGCTTGAAAAAATTAAATAA
- a CDS encoding polyphosphate kinase 2: protein MSKDKKYQKSEKLGYEEELRLLQIELLKFQNYVKEKGLRVLMLMEGRDAAGKGGTIKRLTEHLNPRGCRIVALAKPSDVEKTQWYFQRYVTHLPSAGEIVIFDRSWYNRAGVEPVMGFCTQEEHKEFLREVPKFEEMIINSGIIFFKIYLSITKDEQKKRFKERQNDPLKQFKISPVDQKAQELWDQYSIAKYSMLLASHNSISPWVIVSSDNKKEARLNVFKFILSHVEYPKKINDYLEFDKNVVRDGSEEIKRIEEGLNKDKLKSID from the coding sequence ATGTCAAAAGACAAAAAATACCAAAAAAGCGAGAAACTTGGCTACGAGGAAGAGCTTAGACTGCTTCAAATTGAACTTTTAAAATTTCAAAATTACGTAAAAGAAAAAGGCCTTAGAGTACTTATGTTAATGGAAGGGCGCGACGCAGCCGGTAAAGGCGGAACGATAAAACGCTTAACCGAGCATCTAAATCCAAGAGGTTGCCGTATAGTAGCGCTTGCTAAGCCAAGTGATGTCGAAAAAACGCAGTGGTATTTTCAAAGATATGTGACTCATCTACCAAGTGCTGGAGAGATCGTGATCTTTGATAGAAGTTGGTACAATAGAGCTGGCGTTGAGCCAGTGATGGGCTTTTGCACGCAAGAAGAGCATAAAGAATTTTTACGTGAAGTGCCAAAATTTGAAGAGATGATCATAAACTCCGGCATAATTTTCTTTAAAATTTATCTTTCAATCACAAAAGATGAGCAGAAAAAACGCTTCAAAGAGAGACAAAATGATCCGCTAAAGCAGTTTAAAATTTCACCCGTTGATCAAAAAGCGCAAGAACTTTGGGATCAATACTCTATCGCTAAATATTCTATGCTTCTTGCCTCTCACAATAGCATTTCACCATGGGTCATCGTCTCAAGCGATAACAAAAAAGAAGCTAGGCTAAATGTCTTTAAATTTATCCTAAGTCACGTTGAATATCCAAAAAAGATAAATGACTACTTGGAATTTGACAAAAACGTCGTGAGAGACGGAAGCGAAGAGATAAAACGCATAGAAGAAGGGCTAAATAAAGATAAGTTAAAGAGTATCGATTAG
- a CDS encoding trehalose-6-phosphate synthase, with translation MYLFFLITHLICAIVFIGYVFFDVCIYPFAKKTVDAKTLEIVKKAYTKGSAKVFGTAFLLLLISGAYMAKDYFGGELGWWQSNFQKLLLVKIFVLLVMCLVTFVSVFNVVLLKKPDPFGKFSHLIALVLCLIMVVLTKVMWWA, from the coding sequence ATGTATTTATTTTTTTTGATTACTCATTTAATCTGTGCCATTGTATTTATAGGATACGTATTTTTCGATGTTTGCATATATCCATTTGCTAAAAAAACGGTTGATGCTAAAACCCTTGAAATAGTTAAAAAAGCCTATACAAAAGGTAGTGCAAAGGTTTTTGGCACGGCATTTTTATTGCTTTTAATAAGTGGCGCTTATATGGCAAAAGACTATTTTGGAGGCGAGCTTGGCTGGTGGCAAAGCAACTTTCAAAAGCTACTGCTTGTAAAAATTTTTGTTTTACTCGTAATGTGCCTTGTAACTTTTGTATCTGTTTTTAATGTCGTTCTTTTAAAAAAGCCTGATCCATTTGGTAAATTTTCACATTTAATAGCTCTAGTGCTTTGCCTAATAATGGTCGTTTTGACAAAAGTAATGTGGTGGGCTTAA
- the dnaK gene encoding molecular chaperone DnaK (heat shock protein 70; assists in folding of nascent polypeptide chains; refolding of misfolded proteins; utilizes ATPase activity to help fold; co-chaperones are DnaJ and GrpE; multiple copies in some bacteria): protein MSKVIGIDLGTTNSCVSVFERGESKVIPNKEGKNTTPSVVAFTDKGEILVGDVAKRQAVTNPEKTIYSIKRIMGLMSNEKNAEEAKARLPYHVVDRNGACAVEIAGKVYTPQEISAKILIKLKEDAEAYLGESVTDAVITVPAYFNDSQRKATKEAGTIAGLNVLRIINEPTAAALAYGLDKKEAEKILVYDLGGGTFDVTVLETGDNIVEVLATGGNAFLGGDDFDNKIIDWLVSEFKNENGIDLKGDIMALQRLKEAAENAKKELSSAQETEINLPFITADATGPKHLVKKLTRAKFEGMIDSLVGETITKINEVTKDAGLNKSDIKEVVMVGGSTRVPLVQEEVKKAFGKELNKSVNPDEVVAIGAAIQGAVIKGDVKDVLLLDVTPLSLGIETLGGVMTKIIEKGTTIPTKKSQVFSTAEDNQSAVTIMVLQGEREFARDNKSLGNFNLEGIPAAPRGVPQIEVEFDIDANGILTVSAKDKATGKAQNITISGSSGLSEEEINNMVKDAELHKEEDKKRKDAVEARNQADALVHQTEKSMSELGEKVPAEDRSNIEAALNDLKEVLKDENSSKEQIDAKVEALSKASHKLAEAMYKKDENAGANGGNNKKDDDVIDAEVE, encoded by the coding sequence ATGTCAAAAGTTATAGGTATAGACTTAGGTACAACAAACTCTTGTGTGAGTGTTTTTGAGCGTGGCGAGAGCAAAGTTATCCCAAACAAAGAGGGTAAAAATACAACTCCATCAGTTGTTGCTTTCACAGACAAGGGTGAAATTCTAGTAGGTGACGTTGCAAAACGTCAAGCAGTTACAAACCCTGAAAAAACGATATATTCTATCAAACGTATCATGGGTTTGATGAGCAATGAAAAAAATGCTGAAGAGGCAAAGGCTCGCTTGCCATATCACGTTGTAGATAGAAACGGCGCTTGCGCGGTTGAGATCGCTGGTAAGGTCTATACTCCGCAAGAAATTTCAGCAAAAATTCTTATCAAACTAAAAGAAGACGCTGAAGCATATCTTGGTGAGAGCGTGACAGACGCGGTTATCACTGTGCCAGCTTACTTTAACGATAGCCAAAGAAAGGCTACAAAAGAGGCTGGAACGATCGCAGGACTAAACGTACTTCGCATCATCAACGAGCCAACAGCTGCAGCACTTGCTTATGGTCTTGATAAAAAAGAGGCTGAGAAAATTTTAGTTTACGACCTAGGTGGTGGTACATTTGACGTTACAGTGCTAGAGACTGGTGATAATATCGTCGAAGTTTTGGCAACCGGCGGTAACGCATTCTTGGGCGGCGATGACTTTGATAACAAGATAATCGACTGGCTAGTAAGCGAGTTTAAAAACGAAAATGGTATCGATCTAAAAGGCGATATCATGGCGCTTCAACGCTTAAAAGAAGCAGCCGAAAATGCTAAAAAAGAGCTAAGCTCAGCTCAAGAGACTGAGATAAATTTACCATTTATCACAGCTGACGCGACTGGTCCAAAACACCTTGTCAAAAAGCTAACTCGCGCTAAATTTGAAGGTATGATCGACTCACTTGTAGGCGAGACTATCACTAAGATAAACGAGGTAACAAAAGACGCTGGTTTAAATAAAAGCGACATCAAAGAGGTCGTAATGGTTGGTGGTTCAACTCGTGTGCCACTTGTTCAAGAAGAGGTTAAAAAAGCTTTTGGCAAAGAGCTAAATAAGAGTGTTAATCCAGATGAGGTCGTAGCTATCGGTGCTGCTATACAAGGTGCGGTTATAAAAGGTGACGTTAAGGATGTACTACTTCTTGACGTTACTCCACTTAGCCTTGGTATCGAAACACTTGGTGGTGTGATGACCAAGATCATCGAAAAAGGTACAACTATACCAACTAAGAAAAGTCAAGTCTTCTCGACTGCTGAAGATAATCAAAGTGCCGTTACCATCATGGTTTTACAAGGCGAGCGTGAGTTTGCAAGGGATAATAAATCACTTGGAAATTTCAACCTCGAAGGCATTCCAGCAGCTCCAAGAGGTGTTCCTCAAATAGAAGTTGAGTTTGACATTGACGCAAACGGAATTTTAACCGTTTCAGCAAAAGATAAAGCAACTGGTAAAGCCCAAAATATCACCATCTCTGGATCAAGCGGCTTAAGCGAAGAAGAGATAAACAACATGGTAAAAGATGCTGAGCTTCATAAAGAAGAGGACAAAAAACGCAAAGACGCAGTTGAAGCTAGAAACCAAGCTGACGCACTAGTTCATCAAACCGAAAAGAGCATGAGTGAGCTTGGCGAGAAAGTCCCAGCTGAAGATAGAAGTAACATCGAAGCTGCACTAAACGATCTAAAAGAGGTCTTAAAAGATGAAAATTCTTCAAAAGAGCAAATCGATGCTAAAGTAGAAGCCCTAAGCAAAGCTAGCCACAAACTAGCAGAAGCTATGTATAAAAAGGATGAAAACGCTGGAGCAAACGGCGGAAATAATAAAAAAGACGACGACGTTATAGACGCTGAAGTCGAGTAA
- a CDS encoding nucleotide exchange factor GrpE, producing the protein MSEEVKEQNLPEVEPVQELANDSVNLDALGDISKVEKLEKELGEITDKYYRANAEFENIKKRYEKEKTDVANYANEKFARDLLPAIDALEIAANFDPEDDEFAKKIKEGILITINQFKKCFEKHGVSEIPTDTEFDPSVHNAVLRVDSEEKQSGQIVQALQKGYMINGRVLRPAMVSVAN; encoded by the coding sequence GTGAGCGAAGAGGTAAAAGAGCAAAACCTACCTGAGGTTGAGCCTGTGCAAGAACTAGCTAATGATAGTGTAAATTTGGACGCACTTGGCGATATTTCAAAGGTTGAAAAACTTGAAAAAGAGCTCGGGGAGATAACTGATAAATATTATAGAGCAAATGCTGAGTTTGAAAATATCAAAAAGCGTTATGAAAAAGAGAAAACGGATGTTGCAAACTATGCAAATGAGAAATTTGCTAGGGATTTGTTACCAGCCATCGATGCTCTTGAGATCGCTGCAAATTTTGATCCAGAGGATGATGAATTTGCTAAAAAGATCAAAGAGGGTATTTTGATAACTATAAATCAGTTTAAAAAATGCTTTGAAAAGCATGGCGTAAGTGAGATACCAACTGATACTGAGTTTGATCCAAGCGTGCATAATGCTGTTTTAAGGGTCGATAGCGAAGAGAAGCAGAGTGGTCAAATCGTGCAAGCTTTGCAAAAAGGCTATATGATAAATGGTAGGGTTTTGCGCCCAGCTATGGTCAGCGTGGCAAACTAA
- a CDS encoding HrcA family transcriptional regulator produces the protein MSKTNKRDLILNSIIEAYLQDNMPIGSNELGSRMSAAIPASTIRVYFKKLSDEGEITKLHISGGRIPTIAAMRRYWSEIFAISDINLEINDAEGLKKLCDEFELYCMIFGTIDNELLEILNLNNRYMILNFGEDEIVIKFDARMYKFLSNLAGVSLNKLELICSQVGLSELKSKIRELKRTKIYFQENEILAFDMFKDRRFKMVFDPSFSLQMDEKLTFSPMFDENFMGLKFSTNYLGNEAQMICAGSIYTDYVKFINLIKEAA, from the coding sequence ATGAGTAAAACAAATAAACGTGATTTGATACTAAATTCTATCATTGAGGCTTATTTGCAGGATAATATGCCTATTGGTTCAAATGAGCTTGGCTCTCGTATGAGCGCGGCTATTCCGGCTTCTACGATACGCGTTTATTTTAAAAAACTTTCAGATGAAGGTGAGATCACAAAGCTTCACATTAGTGGCGGTCGGATACCAACAATCGCTGCGATGAGAAGATATTGGAGTGAAATTTTTGCTATAAGTGATATAAATTTAGAGATAAATGATGCCGAAGGATTGAAAAAGTTATGTGATGAATTTGAGCTTTATTGTATGATTTTTGGCACAATCGATAATGAATTGCTAGAAATTTTAAATTTAAATAATAGATATATGATCTTAAATTTTGGTGAAGATGAGATCGTTATTAAATTTGATGCTAGAATGTATAAATTTTTAAGTAATCTTGCTGGAGTTAGTTTAAACAAGCTTGAGCTTATCTGCTCTCAAGTTGGTTTAAGCGAACTAAAAAGCAAAATAAGAGAGCTTAAAAGGACTAAAATTTACTTCCAAGAAAATGAAATTTTAGCCTTTGATATGTTTAAGGATAGACGCTTTAAGATGGTTTTTGACCCAAGTTTTAGCTTACAAATGGATGAAAAACTTACATTTTCTCCTATGTTTGATGAAAATTTTATGGGACTTAAATTTAGTACAAACTATCTTGGCAACGAAGCACAGATGATCTGTGCTGGCAGTATTTATACTGACTATGTGAAATTTATAAATCTAATAAAGGAGGCTGCGTGA
- a CDS encoding DNA-binding protein, with translation MIETSDIFNLLHNAVEAKNIGKKISQAKMAEELGVPMRTYQDWRLGNSKPQAAAAVCKLLCELDDDEILFVINKMRKLLGK, from the coding sequence ATGATTGAAACAAGTGATATATTTAATTTGCTTCACAATGCAGTTGAGGCGAAAAATATCGGTAAGAAAATTTCACAAGCAAAAATGGCAGAAGAGCTTGGTGTACCAATGAGAACATACCAGGACTGGAGACTTGGAAACTCAAAGCCGCAAGCTGCTGCTGCAGTTTGCAAACTTCTTTGTGAGCTTGACGACGATGAAATATTATTTGTTATCAATAAGATGAGAAAGTTGTTAGGAAAATAG